From a single Nicotiana tomentosiformis chromosome 2, ASM39032v3, whole genome shotgun sequence genomic region:
- the LOC104113015 gene encoding ammonium transporter 2, whose product MSIPGAYQTDLPAVPPWLNKGDNAWQMTAATLVGLQSMPGLVILYASIVKKKWAVNSAFMALYAFAAVLICWVLVGYRIAFGDKLLPFWAKGAPALGQKYLIGRARVPETTHYYTNGNIESPMLEPFYPMAAHVYFHFTFAAITMILLAGSVLGRMNIKAWMAFVPLWLIFCYTVGAFSLWGGGFLYHWGVIDYSGGYVIHLSAGISGFTAAYWVGPRLKSDRERFPPNNVLLMLAGAGLLWMGWSGFNGGAPNAANVTAPLAVLNTNISAATSLLVWTTLDVFYFGKPSVIGAVQGMMTGLACVTPGAGVVQAWAAIVMGMLSGSIPWFSMMILHKKSAFLQKVDDTLAVFHTHAVAGLLGGLLTGLLAEPTLCSIILPVSNTRGAFYGGNGGMLFLKQIVAALFIIGWNIVATTIILLAIRLFIPLRMSDEQLMIGDDAVHGEEAYALWGDGEKYDPTRHGWHGSDSPQETIPTGFVNGARGVTINL is encoded by the exons ATGTCCATACCAGGAGCATATCAAACAGACTTACCTGCAGTACCGCCATGGCTAAACAAAGGCGACAACGCATGGCAAATGACCGCCGCGACCCTCGTCGGCCTTCAAAGTATGCCCGGACTCGTCATCCTCTACGCTAGCATAGTAAAGAAAAAATGGGCAGTTAACTCTGCTTTCATGGCTCTTTACGCTTTTGCAGCAGTTCTCATCTGTTGGGTTTTAGTTGGCTATCGTATCGCCTTTGGCGATAAGCTTTTACCCTTTTGGGCAAAAGGGGCTCCAGCTTTAGGCCAAAAGTACTTAATCGGACGTGCAAGAGTACCTGAGACAACACACTATTATACCAATGGGAATATTGAATCTCCTATGCTTGAACCTTTTTATCCTATGGCTGCACATGTTTATTTTCATTTCACTTTTGCTGCAATTACGATGATTTTATTAGCTGGTTCTGTTCTTGGTCGTATGAATATTAAAGCTTGGATGGCTTTTGTTCCTCTTTGGCTTATTTTTTGTTATACGGTTGGAGCTTTTAGCCTTTGGGGTGGTGGTTTTCTTTATCACTGGGGTGTTATTGATTATTCTGGTGGCTATGTTATTCATCTCTCTGCTGGAATTTCTGGATTCACTGCTGCTTATTGG GTTGGGCCAAGATTGAAGAGTGATAGGGAAAGGTTTCCACCAAACAATGTGTTGCTTATGCTTGCAGGAGCAGGGCTACTTTGGATGGGTTGGTCAGGTTTCAATGGAGGAGCACCTAATGCTGCAAATGTAACTGCTCCTTTGGCTGTTTTAAACACAAATATTTCAGCAGCTACTAGTCTTCTTGTTTGGACAACCCTTGATGTTTTTTACTTCGGCAAACCATCGGTCATTGGAGCTGTTCAAGGAATGATGACTGGCCTTGCCTGTGTAACTCCTGGAGCAG GAGTGGTACAAGCTTGGGCAGCCATAGTAATGGGAATGCTTTCAGGTAGCATTCCATGGTTTTCCATGATGATCCTCCACAAAAAGTCTGCTTTTCTACAGAAG GTGGATGATACACTGGCTGTGTTTCACACACACGCTGTAGCAGGACTTTTAGGCGGTCTATTAACTGGGCTTCTAGCAGAACCAACTCTTTGTAGTATTATTCTTCCAGTGAGCAACACAAGGGGTGCATTTTATGGTGGAAATGGTGGAATGCTTTTCCTTAAGCAAATAGTTGCAGCTCTCTTTATCATTGGTTGGAACATAGTTGCAACCACAATAATACTGCTCGCAATAAGGTTGTTCATCCCGTTAAGAATGTCAGATGAGCAGCTAATGATTGGGGACGACGCGGTACATGGAGAAGAAGCCTATGCCCTTTGGGGCGATGGCGAGAAATATGATCCCACAAGACATGGTTGGCATGGCTCAGATTCTCCACAAGAAACAATACCAACTGGTTTTGTCAATGGAGCGcgaggagtaacaattaatttataa